From Carassius gibelio isolate Cgi1373 ecotype wild population from Czech Republic chromosome B23, carGib1.2-hapl.c, whole genome shotgun sequence, the proteins below share one genomic window:
- the LOC128011208 gene encoding torsin-1A-like: MNACHLLIVLLLVSNITLSSGFVEVFAAVASYVFYTFFDWDDLLAFDPKRLEKDLRDSLFGQHIVSDIVLKAVTSFMTDSNPNKPLVLSFHGTSGVGKNHVAQIIAKNIYENGIESYHVHTYISEHHFPHKEKSDLYKAQLKQEIYKSVSSFPRSMFIFDEMDKMQPQLIDVIKPFLDYKLSVDGVSFRNAIFIFLSNAGGNVITEVALDLWREGICREELWMNRKKLEPKIFRNIFNDKNSGFLHSSMIDEHLIDYYVPFLPLMLKHVRQCVMAEMSHLKIKPNYELADKVAREMPFFPEKERIFSAKGCKSVRQKLALYDN, encoded by the exons ATGAACGCCTGCCATTTGTTAATAGTTTTATTGCTGGTGTCTAATATAACATTATCTTCAGGTTTTGTGGAGGTGTTCGCGGCTGTCGCATCTTAtgtgttttacacattttttgaCTGGGACGATTTGCTGGCTTTTGATCCTAAAC GTTTGGAGAAAGATTTAAGAGACTCTCTCTTCGGGCAGCACATTGTGTCCGACATTGTACTGAAAGCTGTAACATCATTTATGACTGACAGCAATCCGAACAAACCGCTGGTCCTCTCTTTCCATGGGACTTCAGGAGTTGGGAAAAATCATGTTGCTCAaatcattgcaaaaaacatttatgaaaatggGATAGAAAGCTACCATGTTCACACATATATATCTGAGCATCATTTTCCGCACAAAGAAAAGTCAGACTTATacaaa GCACAGTTAAAGCAGGAGATTTATAAAAGTGTTTCAAGTTTTCCCCGCTCCATGTTCATATTTGATGAAATGGACAAGATGCAACCACAGCTGATCGATGTCATAAAACCTTTCCTAGACTACAAACTCAGTGTAGATGGAGTGTCATTCCGCAATGCAATCTTCATTTTTCTCAG TAATGCAGGTGGGAATGTGATTACTGAAGTGGCTCTGGATCTCTGGAGAGAAGGCATTTGTCGGGAAGAGCTTTGGATGAACCGCAAGAAACTGGAGCCTAAGATCTTTAGAAACATTTTCAATGATAAGAACA GTGGATTTCTGCACTCCAGTATGATAGATGAGCATCTGATTGATTACTATGTTCCTTTCCTGCCTCTAATGCTGAAGCATGTGCGTCAGTGTGTCATGGCTGAGATGAGCCATCTGAAAATCAAACCAAACTATGAGCTGGCAGATAAAGTAGCCAGAGAAATGCCTTTCTTTCCTGAAAAAGAAAGAATCTTTTCTGCTAAAGGCTGCAAGTCTGTCAGACAGAAGTTGGCTCTGTATGACAATTAA